In one Pygocentrus nattereri isolate fPygNat1 chromosome 21, fPygNat1.pri, whole genome shotgun sequence genomic region, the following are encoded:
- the LOC108431527 gene encoding tubulin alpha-1A chain isoform X1, whose product MRECISIHVGQAGVQIGNACWELYCLEHGIQPDGQMPSDKTIGGGDDSFNTFFSETGAGKHVPRAVFVDLEPTVIDEVRTGTYRQLFHPEQLITGKEDAANNYARGHYTIGKEIIDLVLDRIRKLADQCTGLQGFLVFHSFGGGTGSGFTSLLMERLSVDYGKKSKLEFSIYPAPQVSTAVVEPYNSILTTHTTLEHSDCAFMVDNEAIYDICRRNLDIERPTYTNLNRLIGQIVSSITASLRFDGALNVDLTEFQTNLVPYPRIHFPLATYAPVISAEKAYHEQLSVAEITNACFEPANQMVKCDPRHGKYMACCLLYRGDVVPKDVNAAIATIKTKRTIQFVDWCPTGFKVGINYQPPTVVPGGDLAKVQRAVCMLSNTTAIAEAWARLDHKFDLMYAKRAFVHWYVGEGMEEGEFSEAREDMAALEKDYEEVGVDSIEGEFSEAREDMAALEKDYEEVGADSLEGDDEGEEY is encoded by the exons ATG CGTGAGTGTATCTCCATCCACGTAGGCCAGGCAGGTGTCCAGATTGGCAATGCCTGCTGGGAGCTCTACTGCCTTGAGCATGGCATTCAGCCGGACGGACAGATGCCTAGCGACAAAACCATTGGTGGAGGTGACGACTCCTTCAACACTTTCTTCAGTGAGACAGGAGCTGGCAAGCACGTCCCCAGGGCAGTGTTTGTGGATCTGGAGCCCACTGTGATTG ACGAGGTCCGCACCGGCACTTACCGCCAGCTGTTCCACCCTGAGCAGCTCATCACTGGAAAGGAAGATGCTGCCAACAACTACGCTCGAGGTCATTACACCATCGGCAAGGAGATCATCGACCTGGTGCTTGACAGGATCCGCAAACTA GCTGACCAGTGCACCGGTCTCCAAGGCTTCCTGGTCTTCCACAGCTTTGGAGGTGGAACTGGCTCTGGTTTCACCTCCTTGCTgatggagcgtctctctgttgaCTACGGCAAGAAGTCTAAGCTTGAGTTCTCCATCTACCCAGCTCCACAGGTGTCCACCGCTGTGGTGGAGCCCTACAACTCCATCCTGACCACCCACACCACACTGGAGCACTCAGATTGTGCTTTCATGGTCGATAATGAGGCCATCTATGACATCTGCCGTAGGAACCTCGATATTGAGCGTCCTACCTACACCAACCTTAACAGGCTGATTGGTCAGATTGTGTCCTCCATCACAGCCTCCCTCCGATTCGATGGTGCCCTGAACGTTGATCTGACTGAGTTCCAGACCAACTTGGTGCCCTACCCTCGTATCCACTTCCCTCTGGCCACATACGCCCCAGTGATTTCTGCTGAGAAAGCTTACCACGAGCAGCTGTCAGTGGCCGAGATCACCAACGCTTGCTTTGAGCCAGCAAATCAGATGGTCAAATGTGACCCACGTCATGGCAAGTACATGGCTTGCTGCTTATTGTACCGTGGTGACGTTGTACCTAAAGACGTCAACGCTGCCATCGCCACCATTAAGACCAAGCGCACCATCCAGTTTGTGGACTGGTGCCCAACTGGTTTCAAGGTTGGTATCAACTACCAGCCTCCCACTGTGGTGCCTGGTGGTGACCTAGCCAAGGTCCAGAGAGCCGTCTGCATGCTTAGCAACACCACAGCCATTGCTGAGGCTTGGGCTAGGCTTGACCACAAGTTTGACCTGATGTATGCCAAGCGTGCCTTTGTGCATTGGTATGTAGGAGAGGGTATGGAGGAGGGAGAGTTCTCAGAGGCCAGAGAGGACATGGCTGCTCTGGAGAAGGATTACGAGGAAGTTGGTGTTGACTCCatt